The genomic region CCGCTCCCACACCGAAGCCGACTCCGGCACCGCCACCTCCGGCCCGTAAACCCCCATGTCCCGCCCCTGCTGCGCGCTGACCACCACCTGCCCGTGCACGAACTCGACCAGCCCCGCGTCGAGCTCCACGTCCTGCCCACTGGCCCGCGCCAGGTCCCACGCGTGCACCGCGAGCTCGGTCACCACCATCCCGCCGACCACCTCAGCGGGCAGCTGGTTCTCCCCACCCATCCACGTCATGCCCACCCAAGCCTCATCCCGCCCCCAGGCCGCGACAGTCCGCGAAACCTGCCCCTCCACCGCGCCGGCCCATTCCTCCCCCACCAGATCAACCGCACCCTCATCCGCCCCGGGCGGCGGCACCGACTCCTTCCACCCGGCCCCCGCCAACGAAGGCCCCCAGAACAACAGGTGGTTCAGCAACCGCCGCACATCGAACTCCGCACAAGGCGTAGCCGCCCCCAGCGACGCGGCGGTCAGATTCCGCACAACCCCAACCAACGGCGCCTCAACCAGCGCCACGTACTCAGCAGACATGCCCCCAACCTAGGCACGCCACCACCCCGCGTATTGAACAAACGCGACATAGGATCCCCGCGTGCCCCGGGACCCCCGCGAACTGGCAGGCGCCTGGCAGCAGTACCAGCGCCACACCTACGCCGCCCCGTCCCCCGACCTGGCGCCCTACGTCGAGCGCTACTGGTCAGCCGCCTGGTCCTACCCCACCCCGTACGAGCAGAAGATCGTCCCGTACCCCCACGTCCACCTGACCTTCCAGGCCGGCGCGGTCACCCTCAACGGCATCCGCACCGGCTACCACCTCAGACGCCTGGCAGGCACCGACGAGGTCTTCGGCGTCCAGTTCCGCCCCGGCTGCTTCCGCCCCTTCCTCAACGCCCCGGTCAGCACCATCACCAACAAATCCCTGGACGCCACAACCCTTTTCGGCCCACCCCCACCCCTGACCACCGAGGCGGTCGAAACCTACCTACGCCCCCACCTGCCACCCCCAGACCCTCGAACCGAGGAAGCCGCGGCCGTAGTCCACACCATCGCCACCACCCCCACCCTCACCAAGGTGGAAGACCTTGCCCAGCACCACAGAACCACGGTCCGCCAACTCCAGCGCCTGTTCCACGACTACGTCGGCGCCACCCCCAAGTGGGTGATCCGCCGCTACCGCCTGCACGAGGTAACCCAGCGCCTGGCCAACCACGACCCCATCAACTGGTCAACCCTGGCAGCCGACCTCGGCTACGCCGACCAACCCCACCTGACCCGAGACTTCAAGTCCATCTTCGGCGAAACCCCCACCGCCTACGCCGCCCGCTACTAGCCCTCGATCCCGTTGCGCCGCAACAAAACCGCCGCAACCCCCACCCCGTCAACCAACGTCCCACTGAACGACCCGTCATCACGACGACGCACCCCACAAGACGGACTCCGCTCCTGCAACACCGCCCGCGAGGCCCCCACCACCCGC from Crossiella sp. CA-258035 harbors:
- a CDS encoding TIGR03086 family metal-binding protein, with protein sequence MSAEYVALVEAPLVGVVRNLTAASLGAATPCAEFDVRRLLNHLLFWGPSLAGAGWKESVPPPGADEGAVDLVGEEWAGAVEGQVSRTVAAWGRDEAWVGMTWMGGENQLPAEVVGGMVVTELAVHAWDLARASGQDVELDAGLVEFVHGQVVVSAQQGRDMGVYGPEVAVPESASVWERVLGLTGRDPGWTAGS
- a CDS encoding helix-turn-helix domain-containing protein; this encodes MPRDPRELAGAWQQYQRHTYAAPSPDLAPYVERYWSAAWSYPTPYEQKIVPYPHVHLTFQAGAVTLNGIRTGYHLRRLAGTDEVFGVQFRPGCFRPFLNAPVSTITNKSLDATTLFGPPPPLTTEAVETYLRPHLPPPDPRTEEAAAVVHTIATTPTLTKVEDLAQHHRTTVRQLQRLFHDYVGATPKWVIRRYRLHEVTQRLANHDPINWSTLAADLGYADQPHLTRDFKSIFGETPTAYAARY